CCTGAGTGGCCTCACCAATGAACGGACGGGCCGCCAGCATATCACTTGACATTTTATGATAGGCTCTGCCCGTGGATATGGACCTTACGATGAAATGAAATGTATGAGCAAATTACAAGGATAAGGAAATTACAGGGCCCGGACCAACAAAAGGGTCAGATCATTTCCAGATCACGCGATGGGTGCGACGATCTCGAGCACCTGGAAAACGATGGTCAGCGAGAAAACGACGAGCAAAGGAACGATCGCTGCGTCAAGTATCGCCAAGACCTTTCTTGACCTCTTCGAGGATGCGGTTATCAGCTCCCTGGATGAAAGAAGCATGATGAGAAGTATTGCTATGAGCGCCCCTCCCACGCCTATGCCGATCGCCGTGGTAAGTGATACCGCTGAGGAGGCAGAGGTCGTGGTCGTCGAAATTATGCTCATTGCCAGATCCATTCTTTCACTTAGAGTGTTAGAAAACCCCTCTTTATATTTATATTTTTTTATGATAATGCTCATCTTTGATAATATCCCAAATCCATTTTTCCTGATGAGGGGCCTATACATCTCCTTACTTTCGTTCGGCCCTTCCAAAGGGTGATTAACTGATGAAAGGTATCGAGGTGCAATGTTCGTCAGGGCGGACAAGCTTCTCGGCCCGAGGACATACCCGACCATTGGATATCATGTGATCGATTTCGAATGGGAGGGCTATGAGCCGTTGCTCTTCTGGTATGTTGAGAGGGAGGGCCACATCGAGAGGGCGGACCTTAAAGAGATAGAATGGAAGGTATCGTCCAACAAGCGGTGCATCGGGAGGTCCGATGAAAAAGGATATCACCGATGCCCGGATTCCATGCCGGTCTCCAGATTCGCTCAATGCCCACGTTGCTCCGCTGCCTGGATCGGTCACCAGGAATGCATATTCGAGCCCATGTGCGCGGGCGAGAGGTGTGGGTCCACGATATGTGGAAAGGAGCATACGGTCTACATGGCCTTTTTTGGTGAGAGCGCCAAGGTCGGTATGACCACGAGCTCGAGGCTGGAGGAAAGGGGGATCGAGCAAGGTGCTGATGCCATCGTTCCACTTGTCATGTCCCCGAACCGGATGGAGGGAAGAAGGGCCGAGAAAGAGATATCAATGCAGCTCGATGTCACGCAGCAGATATCAAGGAAGAAGGCCGTCAGCCTCCTGGCAAGGCCAGTGATGTGGGACAAGCTCGAACAGACATATGAACGGTTTCTCAAGATATTATCAAGAAAAATGGATGTCCTGGGAGAAAGGCTGATACGTTTGGACGGTTACCCTCTCAAAGGATTGCAAGGGCGGAAGGTGGACCTGGTCCCGACAGAAGGGGCTCATAAGGGGAAGGTCCTTGGGTTAAAAGGCAAGTTCCTTGTCTATCTGGACGAAGAAGGTAGGACATGTGCCATGGAGGCTTCTGACCTTCCCGGGAGGCACATCTCAGCAAAATAGATTTATCGATGGAGAGCATGATGAGGCACCTTCACCTGTTGGTATTGAGATGACAGTGAGACTCACACCTGATGAGGTCCGGCAGAAGTATGGTAAACTTTTCTGCAAGGGAATATATGCATTGGTCGATGAAAAGAACGGGGTCGCTCAGATTATCGAGGAATGTTCAGCAAAGGGGCCCGTCGAGTGGGACGCCGTGAACCGAAAAAGGGCCAAGGGCGTCATCACTGATGTCAGGGTCGAGGGGACTACTCTCATAATGGACGCGGTCATTGGAGAAAGGGAGGTCAGCTTCGGACCAGCGTCGAAGGACGTCGGCGGTCAAGGGCTCAGGGCGTTGAAGGTCGAGGGGGACCTGGTCAAGACGACCTGGGTCGGACTTGCGGGTGCGAGCGTTGGCATCGGCGCATGCATGCCACAGGGGCCAGGGACGATAATGGCCGAATACCCCGATGACGTGAGGATCGGGGGGGCGCATAGGATCGAGGTCACCGTGACCATGCCCAAGATGGTCAGGGTGATAATAGCTGTCGATGATACAGACACCAGGGAGAAAGGTGCCTCTTGGTCCATGCTGCTGAGGATAGCGAGAGAATGCGAGATCGGCCATATGCTCGAGCACAAGATCATCCAGCTGAACCCCGAAGTGCCTGAGAAGACCACCAACTGCGTCTCGGTCGCCGTTTCTTTCGCCGTGGAGGTCAAGGACGTCGAGAGGCTTATCTCCTATTTCATTGAGAGGATACGAGAGGCCACATTCTCGAAGGAGACCACCATGGTCGTTTTCCAGGGACTGAAGGTCCCTAAAGAGGTCGAAGAATATGGTCTTCGTGCGAAAAAAGAGATATTGACCAGGGAGATGGCGATGGAAGTGGCCGAAAGGAACGGGCTTAACGTGATAGAGGTGACCGGACGACGTGGGATAATCGGGGCAGTCGCCGGCATAGGGTGCTTTGATATGGGCATCAGGGCGGCAGGGCTTCCAGAGGATTTCTGAAGGGCCATCGGAAATAAAATAATCTTACAGATCATCGGCACTCAGGAGCTTAGATGAAGAACGAGATCTCGAAAGTGATCGCGAACACGGCGTACCAGACCTATGAGAGGAAGCTCTTCAAGGAGGTCACCGATGGGCCGATCCCGCATCACGTCGCCATCATCATGGATGGTAACAGACGCTTTGCAAGGGAGTTCGGCCTCTCCGCGAACGAAGGGCATGTCAAGGGCAAGGAAAAGCTGGAGGAGGTCATGGAATGGTGCCTTGAGCTCGGGATCAAGATCCTCACGGTCTATGCTTTCAGCACAGAGAACCTGAAGAGGGAGGCCCAGGAGGTCGAGTACCTCATGGACCTTTTCGCTGAGAACTTCAGGAAGTTGGCGAAAGATGAGAGGATCCATAAACATAGGATCAAGCTCACTGTGATAGGACAGATCGAACTTCTTCCTGATAAGGTCCAGGAATCTATCAGGGAGGCTTTGGACGCCACGAAGGACTATGACTCCTATTACTATAACATCGCAATAGCCTATGGCAGCAGACAAGAGATAATCCAGGCGATAAAGAGGGTGGCGGAGAAGGTCAAATCCGGAGAACTGGATATCGACCAGATAGATGAGAAGCTTGTGTCCAGCCATATGTATACTGGCACCTTGCCCGACCCGGACCTGATATTGAGGACCTCAGGAGAAGAGAGGGTATCGAACTTCCTGCTATGGCAGCTCGCATATTCCGAGCTCTACTTCACTGATGTCTATTGGCCTGGTTTCCGTCGTGTCGATTTTCTAAGGGCCATAAGGTCCTTCCAGCAGAGAAAAAGACGTTTCGGTAAGTGATGGACTGGTGATGTCATATCCCCCACCCCCCCTAGTGCTCCCGATGGACGGGACCGGAGATAGACCGTCGACCAGAGAGCTTAATGCAAGAGGTCCGAAATGTCCGGTGGCACTCAATCTATTATATATTATAATAATACATTAATAAAATTAGCCTGCTGATCGCAGAGATGCATAAAATGGACCTATCCTACATGTCCTCACGAGGAGACATTGTGTCTCCAAGCGTATGATCGGGCCTCGGAGCGTGGCCTCACCGTCATATCATACCATGCCAGTCCTATAGGACGAGGTCCTTGAACGCATCCCGATCAATATTCCGTAGCGGTCCCCATCCAGATGGGTAAATGCATGTCCCTGGTCATAAACGCAGGTCAAAGGTCCGATCGCCCAAACCTTTCTTATAACCCTAGCACTTTTTCCGCAATGTCCGAGGAAGGAACAAATGGCCAAAATGGACCTGATACTTCTGCATGCTCCGAGCGTATATGATTTCAGGAAGGAGTTCCTCTTTTATGGTCCGGTCAGCGACCTGGTCCCTTCAACCCCTGTGTTCGAGATGTATCCTTTCGGGTTCATGACCATGGCCACGGCCCTGCACTCTGAGGGGTACCGCGTCAGGATCATCAATCTTGCAAGCATGATGCTCAATGACCCTAAGCTCGATGTCGAGAAGTTCATATCCAGACTGGATGCGGATGTCTTCGGCATCGATCTTCATTGGTTGCCCCATGCGCATGGTTCACTTGAGATAGCGAGGATCGTCCGGGATAAACATCCTGGTTCCAAGATCCTTTTCGGAGGTTATTCTTCCACGTATTATCATCAAGAGCTCATCAATTATGACCAGGTCGACATGGTCCTTCGCGGCGACTCCACCGAGGTCCCTGTCTGCGAGCTTTTCCACGCCTTGGAAAAGGGGAATGACCTATCAAAGGTGCAGAACCTCACCTGGAAGGAGGGTGGGAAGGTCCGTTCCAATCCGATCACCTATGTCCCAAAGGACCTGGACCACCTTGATGTGGATTACGGATGGATCGTGAGGTCCGTCATCCGACATCGGGACCTGGAAGGTGCCAAACCCTTCAAGGACTGGGACAGGTATCCGCTCACGGTCGCCTTCACGGTCAGGGGTTGCACCGTGCAATGTGCCGTGTGCGGGGGGTCCTGCGGCGCAATGAAAGGATTTTTAGGGAGGTCCAGGCCAGCTTTCCGTTCTCCAGAGAAGGTCGCCGAGGACATCTACAACATACAGAACTACCTAAGGGCGCCGACGTTCGTCGTCGGGGACCTGAGACAGGGAGGGAAGCACTACGCTGACAGATTCTTTTCAAGGGCTAAGGAGCTGGGCATAGATAATCAGGTCATACTCGAGCTCTTCACCCCAGCACCTCTGGAGTTCTTCAAGCAGGCGAAGGAGAACCTCTCATCATATTCAATAGAATTCTCACCAGACTCGCATGATGAGACCGTCAGAAGGGCATTGGGCCGAAACTTTGACACCGCCTCCATGGAAAAGACGGTATATAATGCGCTCGATCAGGATGCAAGGCGCTTCGATATCTTCTTCATGATAGGGCTTCCCCAGCAGACGCGCATCTCCGCATTGGACAGCGCGAGATACGCCAAGAGGCTCTACGATGTGGTCTCGAACGACACAAGGCTTTTCGTATATACCTCACCTCTCGCGCCTTTCCTAGATCCGGGCAGCATCGCCTTTGAGAATGCCGACAAGCTCGGATATATCTCTCTGGCAAGGACCCTCGAGGAGCATAGAAGGCGACTTCTCAGCCCAAGCTGGAAATATGTGCTATCATATGAGACCAGATGGATGATTAGGGACGACATAGCAGAGGTGTCATATGATGCGGCGGACATCCTGAACGAGGTGCGCCATGAATGCGGGCTCATCGACGCAAGGGAGCTGGAAGACAGGAAATGCAGGACCGCTGCCGCAAGGGAGATGATGCGACGCATCGACGAGGTCGTTGCCATTGAAGATGAGAGGATGAAGAAAGAGGCCTTGATGTCCCTTAAGAAGAGCTCAGAGGAGCTTATGAATTCCACGATATGTCAGAAGGGCGACCTGGAGTGGAATGCTGGCAGCGTCATCAAGAGCGCCCCGCGCGCGGTCCTTGGGATGATCAGAGGAAGGAAAAGGAGGTAGTGTCAGGGCAATATCGGCTTGCACCTGATCAACTTGTTTATCCGCCTCTGCCCTAGAGAGCGCATTGCCATCTCTAACCTCCAGGTGCTGCCGAAGCAGGTGTTGGCCAACATCTTCGTCCTGACCGCCGTCCTCAAAGGCCCATAGATCTGCTTCCTGCACAATGATTCATAGTCCTCAAGAGGTGCCCCGTTCTTGATGTGCATCGCCGCGACCCTTCCGGCGAAACGCCCGCACAGCATCGCTATCGGTATCCCACCGCCGTTGACGGCCATGACCTGACCCGCGGCATCCCCCACCAGCATGATGTTCCCGTTGACCGCCCTCCTTATCGGGCCTGACATTGGGACGAACTTGCCCATGACCGGCATTTCGGACCGAAGGCCCTTCTGTTCAAGGAACCTATCGAAGTACTCACCGACGGTCATCTTGGCAAATCTCTTCGCTACGCCCAGGCCGACGTTCGCTGAGCCCTTCTTTGGTATTATCCATGCATATCCGCCCGGGGCTACCGACCCGAAGTACATCTCCGGCATTGGATCAAAATCCCCATTGACCTGGACCGTGACGGCCGGACATAGGTCGGTCGACCTGCCGAGCCCTGCGTCCTTGGCCACCTTGGACAATGGGCCATCGGCCCCCACCACGACTTTGGCCTTGATCTCCATCCCATCGGCAAGTGCCACACCGTCCCTCAGGCCATTGTATTTGACCCCGGTTATTAGTTTGGCACCTGCCTTGACGGCCCTCTTGGCCAGATACTGGTCGAACCTTCCTCTATCGGTGGTATACCCAGCGAATGGGACCTCCCAGCTCCTCATCTTTGGAGAATATAGGCGTATATAGGCCGTTTCCAGCAAGCGGAGGTCGCCAGGTATCTCAAAGAGAGGTGCTATGTCCAATGCATCAGGGAATATCTGAGAGATCTCCTCCACATGGGGCATGAACTCGCCACACCTCACAGGCTCACCGACGACCGGTCTCTTCTCGATCAGCAGTACCTCGGCACCGTTAAGGGCGGCATGCTCCGCGGTCGTGCTGCCTGCCGGCCCGGCACCGACGACCAGGACATCGACCTCGACCTTTTCGACCATGCGATCACTCTGTGTCATCCGATATGATTATATGAAGCTGACCTGGAACATTTCGCATCAGATGTTCCTTTCCTCAAGTGAGTCTGCGAGCATCTCCATGGACCTTGTGTAGCTCGACGCCGTGCCCATTTCGATCACCGCATCCTTCGCCTTGGACGTATAATCGGCGACCATCATCCTCGCCCTCGCCACCGCGTCGGTCATCGACACGAGGGCCATAGCCCTCTCGAGATCGTCCTTTGTCTTTCCCTTCTTCAGGAAAAGGGCCTTTAGGTCCTTACCGACCTTCTCATCGGCCATGGCATATAGGAGGACAAGGTTCGGTTTGCCGTCCATGAAGTCCACCCCCCTCGGCTTACCGAGCGTGGCCTGGTTGCCCACCACGTCCAATATGTCATCGCGTATCTGGAACGCTATCCCGATGTTCAGACCATACCTTCCCATCAATGCCATGCGTTCACTGTCCGCGCCCGCGAGATAGGCACCTATCATGGCGCTCGCCTCCATGAACTTAGCGGTCTTTCCCTCTATGATCTTAAGGTAGTCCTTTAGCGAGGTCTCAGCATCTTGCTCGTGGATTATCTGCAACATCTCGCTCTCGGCGATGGATGTGCAGGCATCGGCTATCATATCGACGATCTTCTCGTCGAAGGTGCCGCCGAGCTTGAATGACTTGACAAAAAGGAAGTCGCCGGCGATCAGGGCCCTTTGGGTGCCGAAGCGCTTGTATGCGGCCTCCCGGCCCCTACGGAACTCACCTGCATCATTGATGTCGTCGTGGATGAGGGTCGCGGCATGTATCATCTCAAAGGCCGATGCTATCTTGATCACCTTTGCGGGGTCCTTACCTCCGTTGGCCTTGAACGAGAGCAGGGCTATCGCCGGACGGATCCTTTTACCTCCGGAACCGATGACATAAAGCGATATCTCAGTGAGGAGGCTCTGCTCGGAGAATACACGGTCGCGCATCTCCTGCTCGACCATGTCCAGCTCTTCTCTTATTGTAGAGTCCCACGTCAGGACCATTGCCGCTCGATATGGTGAATGCGTACTTAACGGTTATTCCAAAATATGTTCTCGTCCTGATGCATTGCTTGTAAGGCCAGTAATGAAAATGAAAAGGAAAAATTAAGGTCTGTTAAGAGGTTTGGGCGCTCACGACAGGAACGCAAAGAAGCTCGATGCCGCGTTCTGGCAGGCCTCGAAGAACGGACCTGGGAAGATGCCCATGACCACCACCGCGGTCACGCAGATGAGGACGGCGGCCACCATTGTGCTCGGCAGCTTCAGCTTTTCCTGGTTCTCCCCCTTCTCCACCAACATGTACTTTATTATCCGCACATAGTAGAAAAGAGATATCGCGCTGTTG
This genomic window from Methanomassiliicoccales archaeon contains:
- the uppS gene encoding di-trans,poly-cis-decaprenylcistransferase, with product MKNEISKVIANTAYQTYERKLFKEVTDGPIPHHVAIIMDGNRRFAREFGLSANEGHVKGKEKLEEVMEWCLELGIKILTVYAFSTENLKREAQEVEYLMDLFAENFRKLAKDERIHKHRIKLTVIGQIELLPDKVQESIREALDATKDYDSYYYNIAIAYGSRQEIIQAIKRVAEKVKSGELDIDQIDEKLVSSHMYTGTLPDPDLILRTSGEERVSNFLLWQLAYSELYFTDVYWPGFRRVDFLRAIRSFQQRKRRFGK
- a CDS encoding DUF2797 domain-containing protein; amino-acid sequence: MFVRADKLLGPRTYPTIGYHVIDFEWEGYEPLLFWYVEREGHIERADLKEIEWKVSSNKRCIGRSDEKGYHRCPDSMPVSRFAQCPRCSAAWIGHQECIFEPMCAGERCGSTICGKEHTVYMAFFGESAKVGMTTSSRLEERGIEQGADAIVPLVMSPNRMEGRRAEKEISMQLDVTQQISRKKAVSLLARPVMWDKLEQTYERFLKILSRKMDVLGERLIRLDGYPLKGLQGRKVDLVPTEGAHKGKVLGLKGKFLVYLDEEGRTCAMEASDLPGRHISAK
- a CDS encoding NAD(P)/FAD-dependent oxidoreductase — encoded protein: MVEKVEVDVLVVGAGPAGSTTAEHAALNGAEVLLIEKRPVVGEPVRCGEFMPHVEEISQIFPDALDIAPLFEIPGDLRLLETAYIRLYSPKMRSWEVPFAGYTTDRGRFDQYLAKRAVKAGAKLITGVKYNGLRDGVALADGMEIKAKVVVGADGPLSKVAKDAGLGRSTDLCPAVTVQVNGDFDPMPEMYFGSVAPGGYAWIIPKKGSANVGLGVAKRFAKMTVGEYFDRFLEQKGLRSEMPVMGKFVPMSGPIRRAVNGNIMLVGDAAGQVMAVNGGGIPIAMLCGRFAGRVAAMHIKNGAPLEDYESLCRKQIYGPLRTAVRTKMLANTCFGSTWRLEMAMRSLGQRRINKLIRCKPILP
- a CDS encoding polyprenyl synthetase family protein encodes the protein MVLTWDSTIREELDMVEQEMRDRVFSEQSLLTEISLYVIGSGGKRIRPAIALLSFKANGGKDPAKVIKIASAFEMIHAATLIHDDINDAGEFRRGREAAYKRFGTQRALIAGDFLFVKSFKLGGTFDEKIVDMIADACTSIAESEMLQIIHEQDAETSLKDYLKIIEGKTAKFMEASAMIGAYLAGADSERMALMGRYGLNIGIAFQIRDDILDVVGNQATLGKPRGVDFMDGKPNLVLLYAMADEKVGKDLKALFLKKGKTKDDLERAMALVSMTDAVARARMMVADYTSKAKDAVIEMGTASSYTRSMEMLADSLEERNI
- a CDS encoding DUF1743 domain-containing protein, encoding MTVRLTPDEVRQKYGKLFCKGIYALVDEKNGVAQIIEECSAKGPVEWDAVNRKRAKGVITDVRVEGTTLIMDAVIGEREVSFGPASKDVGGQGLRALKVEGDLVKTTWVGLAGASVGIGACMPQGPGTIMAEYPDDVRIGGAHRIEVTVTMPKMVRVIIAVDDTDTREKGASWSMLLRIARECEIGHMLEHKIIQLNPEVPEKTTNCVSVAVSFAVEVKDVERLISYFIERIREATFSKETTMVVFQGLKVPKEVEEYGLRAKKEILTREMAMEVAERNGLNVIEVTGRRGIIGAVAGIGCFDMGIRAAGLPEDF
- a CDS encoding TIGR04190 family B12-binding domain/radical SAM domain protein, which gives rise to MAKMDLILLHAPSVYDFRKEFLFYGPVSDLVPSTPVFEMYPFGFMTMATALHSEGYRVRIINLASMMLNDPKLDVEKFISRLDADVFGIDLHWLPHAHGSLEIARIVRDKHPGSKILFGGYSSTYYHQELINYDQVDMVLRGDSTEVPVCELFHALEKGNDLSKVQNLTWKEGGKVRSNPITYVPKDLDHLDVDYGWIVRSVIRHRDLEGAKPFKDWDRYPLTVAFTVRGCTVQCAVCGGSCGAMKGFLGRSRPAFRSPEKVAEDIYNIQNYLRAPTFVVGDLRQGGKHYADRFFSRAKELGIDNQVILELFTPAPLEFFKQAKENLSSYSIEFSPDSHDETVRRALGRNFDTASMEKTVYNALDQDARRFDIFFMIGLPQQTRISALDSARYAKRLYDVVSNDTRLFVYTSPLAPFLDPGSIAFENADKLGYISLARTLEEHRRRLLSPSWKYVLSYETRWMIRDDIAEVSYDAADILNEVRHECGLIDARELEDRKCRTAAAREMMRRIDEVVAIEDERMKKEALMSLKKSSEELMNSTICQKGDLEWNAGSVIKSAPRAVLGMIRGRKRR